The Cloeon dipterum chromosome 3, ieCloDipt1.1, whole genome shotgun sequence genome includes a region encoding these proteins:
- the LOC135938727 gene encoding uncharacterized protein LOC135938727, producing the protein MDLDDLAVVDLSSDGNVNNSDSEVVVLSDDDDEDETCARICDSSVTPPENISVHVSPMEVLIQLARDQLESTPVTFTFFHATPKTAATTRINIGVSSMHSATNISVKLNKPTIDLTKGVHSNQCVATFTLKSSSPMRNIGVHIKIAQVADITNSGHRSVKTFQIATNDVDPQCACFEESELSEAVESNPSLLDSHGESIDMIVLFFFAKDGQKVAIASNKKKPFQDLINAYKKQFLLYGDEKSNFKFTNIKTKQTCCADQTPESIGLSHQDKVFVSKCMCKK; encoded by the exons ATGGATCTAGACGATCTAGCAGTTGTGGACTTAAGTAGtgatggaaatgtaaataattctGACAGTGAGGTAGTGGTTTTGAGTGATGATGACGACGAGGATGAAACATGTGCAAGAATATGCGACTCTTCGGTGACACCACCAGAAAATATCAGTGTTCATGTGAGTCCAATGGAGGTTCTCATTCAGCTAGCCCGCGATCAGTTGGAGAGCACTCCCGTCACCTTCACTTTCTTCCATGCCACCCCGAAGACTGCAGCTACGACGCGCATTAATATCGGGGTTTCATCAATGCACAGTGCCACTAATATCAGCGTGAAGCTTAACAAACCAAC aaTTGATCTGACTAAAGGAGTTCACTCAAATCAGTGCGTCGCCACGTTTACACTAAAGTCAAGCAGTCCTATGAGGAACATTGGAGTCCACATAAAAATTGCTCAGGTGGCAGATATCACTAACTCTGGTCACCGATCGGTGAAGACTTTCCAGATAGCAACTAATGAT gtTGACCCTCAGTGCGCTTGTTTTGAGGAATCTGAGTTATCTGAGGCGGTTGAAAGCAATCCTAGCCTTTTGGACTCGCACGGAGAAAGCATTGATATGATTGTGTTGTTCTTCTTTGCCAAG GATGGACAGAAAGTTGCCATTGCAAGCAACAAAAAGAAACCATTCCAAGATTTGATCAATGCCTACAAGAAACAGTTTTTACTGTATGGTGATGAGAAATCCAACTTCAAGTTTACAAACATAAAAACTAAGCAAACCTGTTGTGCTGACCAAACACCAGAATCG ATTGGCCTCTCCCACCAGGATAAAGTGTTTGTCAGCAAATGTATGTGCAAAAAGTGA
- the IKKbeta gene encoding inhibitor of nuclear factor kappa-B kinase subunit alpha isoform X1 yields MSSSNSAPNIDDMCDDPAEIEGWLRQQVLGSGAFGVVTLWKHRDTGQKIAIKKCRWVDDPMLTPKHKERWTKEVEIMQRLKHPGVVKTLPVPPEMDRELRVELPLLCMEFCSKGDLRQVLNMAENCCGLSEAEIRSIVKDITSAVEYLHANKITHRDLKPDNIVLQEAENSRIIYKLIDLGYAKELDQSSMAASFVGTLQYLAPELFLSNKYSCTVDYWSLGLLTHEIITGVRPFLPQMSPAAWMKHVQKKAVDDICAFQTDDGGIVFSKQLFPENHISSTFQYHMEKWLRILLDWDPKRRGRLSTDSDLMVFSMLNSILSKKIVPVFCVPMNCILSYEVDETTELATLQQWIARDTGLGVKDQELLFPRGTSPDSSMSADQCCLPLHDGTPWYLFVLRKDIFELPQVRPHIPTLVGQMVSDTKSVFEYQYQKRSWAQAVFFLQQEANLYCNFLRSHRAKMLSVLSKTCELGKLVQRVQQERQRTNSFKDLFITSLEFDVSKIADMKSNHLKDLCGVWNDTKSQLLRKIKMIEERVAKLETDAEAIGSIALQLQRSPFARIRISSNLDNLAEAGQNCYEALRRRNKEQRKVPQNNSEMARVVYNCLKHRDKLLHDQPFSDHLKQLMECQAGTDKVTKPMENCLLEISRLQEDITRAQIQRQEDLWLSAVNGQVPPLVPVRGAIPKQSDIAKKGVALESESDTQTQSQIQGSLDLADNASSLMSQSTEVIKENQELRYMTQELMNKGYGLYKNILGLDFDEVLSAVDKGKANNLTTPK; encoded by the exons ATGTCTTCATCTAACTCAGCACCGAATATTGATG ACATGTGTGACGACCCAGCAGAAATTGAAGGATGGCTGCGGCAGCAAGTACTTGGAAGTGGAGCTTTCGGCGTGGTTACTTTATGGAAACATAGAGACACTGGCCAAAAAATCG CCATTAAGAAATGTCGTTGGGTTGATGACCCTATGTTGACTCCAAAACACAAAGAAAGATGGACCAAAGAAGTTGAAATCATGCAACGTCTGAAGCACCCAGGGGTTGTCAAGACCTTGCCAGTGCCGCCTGAAATGGATCGAGAATTGAGAGTTGAACTGCCCCTTCTCTGCATGGAATTTTGCTCAAAGGGAGACCTTCGACag GTGCTAAACATGGCAGAAAACTGCTGTGGCTTAAGTGAGGCTGAAATCAGATCTATTGTCAAGGATATCACCAGTGCTGTGGAATACTTGCATGCTAACAAAATTACTCATCGTGATCTTAAACCTGATAACATTGTTCTGCAGGAAGCGGAAAACAGTCGG ATTATTTACAAACTTATTGATTTGGGATATGCCAAAGAACTGGACCAAAGTAGTATGGCTGCTTCATTTGTTGGAACTTTGCAATATCTTGCTCCTGAACTCTTTTTAAGCAATAA GTACAGCTGCACTGTCGACTACTGGAGTTTAGGACTCTTGACACATGAAATAATAACTGGTGTCCGTCCATTCTTACCCCAGATGTCTCCAGCTGCCTG GATGAAACATGTTCAGAAAAAAGCCGTTGATGACATTTGCGCCTTTCAAACCGACGATGGTGGTATAGTTTTTAGTAAGCAGCTCTTCCCAGAAAACCATATATCCTC CACATTCCAATATCACATGGAGAAATGGTTGCGCATCCTCCTGGATTGGGATCCAAAAAGGCGAGGGAGACTTTCTACCGACTCAGACCTAATGGTCTTTTCTATGcttaattcgattttaagcAAGAAA ATAGTCCCTGTTTTCTGCGTTCCCATGAATTGCATCCTGAGCTATGAGGTTGATGAAACAACTGAACTGGCAACCCTGCAACAGTGGATTGCAAGGGACACAGGGTTGGGTGTAAAAGACCAGGAACTCCTGTTCCCCAGAGGAACCTCTCCAGATTCATCGATGTCTGCTGACCAGTGCTGCCTTCCACTTCAT GATGGCACACCATGGTACCTCTTTGTTCTGCGGAAAGACATCTTTGAGTTGCCTCAAGTGAGGCCTCATATCCCAACATTGGTTGGTCAGATGGTGTCTGACACCAAAAGCGTATTTGAGTACCAGTACCAGAAACGGTCTTGGGCCCAAGCTGTATTTTTCTTGCAGCAGGAAGCCAATTTGTACTGCAACTTTCTGCGTTCGCATAGGGCCAAAAT GCTCTCCGTGCTGAGCAAAACTTGTGAACTGGGAAAGCTTGTGCAAAGGGTCCAACAGGAAAGACAACGcacaaattcattcaaagatCTTTTCATAACATCACTGGAGTTTGATGTGTCCAAGATTGCTGACATGAAGAGTAATCACTTGAAAG ACCTGTGTGGTGTTTGGAATGATACCAAGTCACAGCTTCtgaggaaaatcaaaatgataGAGGAGCGAGTTGCTAAATTGGAAACTGATGCCGAAGCCATTGGGAGCATTGCTCTTCAGCTGCAAAGAAGTCCTTTTGCGCGCATCAGAATTTCTAGCAACCTAGACAACCT AGCGGAAGCCGGACAAAATTGCTATGAGGCATTGCGAAGGAGGAATAAAGAACAGAGGAAAGTGCCGCAGAACAATAGTGAGATGGCTCGGGTTGTCTACAACTGCCTTAAGCACAGAGACAAACTGCTGCATGACCAGCCTTTCAGCGATCACTTAAA GCAATTGATGGAGTGCCAAGCTGGCACAGATAAAGTCACCAAGCCAATGGAAAACTGCTTACTCGAGATTTCCAGGTTACAAGAAGACATCACTAGAGCTCAAATTCAGCGACAGGAAGATTTGTGGCTCTCTGCG GTTAATGGGCAGGTGCCACCCTTGGTTCCCGTTAGAGGTGCCATTCCAAAGCAATCAGACATTGCCAAGAAAGGTGTAGCTCTTGAAAGCGAGAGCGATACACAAACGCAATCTCAAATTCAAGGAAGCCTGGATCTAGCAGATAATGCCAGCTCACTGATGTCTCAATCGACTGAAGTCATCAAGGAAAATCAAGAATTGAGATACAT GACACAAGAGTTGATGAACAAAGGTTATGGACTCTACAAGAACATCCTTGGACTAGATTTTGATGAAGTTTTAAGTGCTGTTGACAAAGGGAAAGCTAATAATTTGACAACGCCAAAGTGA
- the IKKbeta gene encoding inhibitor of nuclear factor kappa-B kinase subunit alpha isoform X2 has product MCDDPAEIEGWLRQQVLGSGAFGVVTLWKHRDTGQKIAIKKCRWVDDPMLTPKHKERWTKEVEIMQRLKHPGVVKTLPVPPEMDRELRVELPLLCMEFCSKGDLRQVLNMAENCCGLSEAEIRSIVKDITSAVEYLHANKITHRDLKPDNIVLQEAENSRIIYKLIDLGYAKELDQSSMAASFVGTLQYLAPELFLSNKYSCTVDYWSLGLLTHEIITGVRPFLPQMSPAAWMKHVQKKAVDDICAFQTDDGGIVFSKQLFPENHISSTFQYHMEKWLRILLDWDPKRRGRLSTDSDLMVFSMLNSILSKKIVPVFCVPMNCILSYEVDETTELATLQQWIARDTGLGVKDQELLFPRGTSPDSSMSADQCCLPLHDGTPWYLFVLRKDIFELPQVRPHIPTLVGQMVSDTKSVFEYQYQKRSWAQAVFFLQQEANLYCNFLRSHRAKMLSVLSKTCELGKLVQRVQQERQRTNSFKDLFITSLEFDVSKIADMKSNHLKDLCGVWNDTKSQLLRKIKMIEERVAKLETDAEAIGSIALQLQRSPFARIRISSNLDNLAEAGQNCYEALRRRNKEQRKVPQNNSEMARVVYNCLKHRDKLLHDQPFSDHLKQLMECQAGTDKVTKPMENCLLEISRLQEDITRAQIQRQEDLWLSAVNGQVPPLVPVRGAIPKQSDIAKKGVALESESDTQTQSQIQGSLDLADNASSLMSQSTEVIKENQELRYMTQELMNKGYGLYKNILGLDFDEVLSAVDKGKANNLTTPK; this is encoded by the exons ATGTGTGACGACCCAGCAGAAATTGAAGGATGGCTGCGGCAGCAAGTACTTGGAAGTGGAGCTTTCGGCGTGGTTACTTTATGGAAACATAGAGACACTGGCCAAAAAATCG CCATTAAGAAATGTCGTTGGGTTGATGACCCTATGTTGACTCCAAAACACAAAGAAAGATGGACCAAAGAAGTTGAAATCATGCAACGTCTGAAGCACCCAGGGGTTGTCAAGACCTTGCCAGTGCCGCCTGAAATGGATCGAGAATTGAGAGTTGAACTGCCCCTTCTCTGCATGGAATTTTGCTCAAAGGGAGACCTTCGACag GTGCTAAACATGGCAGAAAACTGCTGTGGCTTAAGTGAGGCTGAAATCAGATCTATTGTCAAGGATATCACCAGTGCTGTGGAATACTTGCATGCTAACAAAATTACTCATCGTGATCTTAAACCTGATAACATTGTTCTGCAGGAAGCGGAAAACAGTCGG ATTATTTACAAACTTATTGATTTGGGATATGCCAAAGAACTGGACCAAAGTAGTATGGCTGCTTCATTTGTTGGAACTTTGCAATATCTTGCTCCTGAACTCTTTTTAAGCAATAA GTACAGCTGCACTGTCGACTACTGGAGTTTAGGACTCTTGACACATGAAATAATAACTGGTGTCCGTCCATTCTTACCCCAGATGTCTCCAGCTGCCTG GATGAAACATGTTCAGAAAAAAGCCGTTGATGACATTTGCGCCTTTCAAACCGACGATGGTGGTATAGTTTTTAGTAAGCAGCTCTTCCCAGAAAACCATATATCCTC CACATTCCAATATCACATGGAGAAATGGTTGCGCATCCTCCTGGATTGGGATCCAAAAAGGCGAGGGAGACTTTCTACCGACTCAGACCTAATGGTCTTTTCTATGcttaattcgattttaagcAAGAAA ATAGTCCCTGTTTTCTGCGTTCCCATGAATTGCATCCTGAGCTATGAGGTTGATGAAACAACTGAACTGGCAACCCTGCAACAGTGGATTGCAAGGGACACAGGGTTGGGTGTAAAAGACCAGGAACTCCTGTTCCCCAGAGGAACCTCTCCAGATTCATCGATGTCTGCTGACCAGTGCTGCCTTCCACTTCAT GATGGCACACCATGGTACCTCTTTGTTCTGCGGAAAGACATCTTTGAGTTGCCTCAAGTGAGGCCTCATATCCCAACATTGGTTGGTCAGATGGTGTCTGACACCAAAAGCGTATTTGAGTACCAGTACCAGAAACGGTCTTGGGCCCAAGCTGTATTTTTCTTGCAGCAGGAAGCCAATTTGTACTGCAACTTTCTGCGTTCGCATAGGGCCAAAAT GCTCTCCGTGCTGAGCAAAACTTGTGAACTGGGAAAGCTTGTGCAAAGGGTCCAACAGGAAAGACAACGcacaaattcattcaaagatCTTTTCATAACATCACTGGAGTTTGATGTGTCCAAGATTGCTGACATGAAGAGTAATCACTTGAAAG ACCTGTGTGGTGTTTGGAATGATACCAAGTCACAGCTTCtgaggaaaatcaaaatgataGAGGAGCGAGTTGCTAAATTGGAAACTGATGCCGAAGCCATTGGGAGCATTGCTCTTCAGCTGCAAAGAAGTCCTTTTGCGCGCATCAGAATTTCTAGCAACCTAGACAACCT AGCGGAAGCCGGACAAAATTGCTATGAGGCATTGCGAAGGAGGAATAAAGAACAGAGGAAAGTGCCGCAGAACAATAGTGAGATGGCTCGGGTTGTCTACAACTGCCTTAAGCACAGAGACAAACTGCTGCATGACCAGCCTTTCAGCGATCACTTAAA GCAATTGATGGAGTGCCAAGCTGGCACAGATAAAGTCACCAAGCCAATGGAAAACTGCTTACTCGAGATTTCCAGGTTACAAGAAGACATCACTAGAGCTCAAATTCAGCGACAGGAAGATTTGTGGCTCTCTGCG GTTAATGGGCAGGTGCCACCCTTGGTTCCCGTTAGAGGTGCCATTCCAAAGCAATCAGACATTGCCAAGAAAGGTGTAGCTCTTGAAAGCGAGAGCGATACACAAACGCAATCTCAAATTCAAGGAAGCCTGGATCTAGCAGATAATGCCAGCTCACTGATGTCTCAATCGACTGAAGTCATCAAGGAAAATCAAGAATTGAGATACAT GACACAAGAGTTGATGAACAAAGGTTATGGACTCTACAAGAACATCCTTGGACTAGATTTTGATGAAGTTTTAAGTGCTGTTGACAAAGGGAAAGCTAATAATTTGACAACGCCAAAGTGA